From the Pseudomonas monsensis genome, the window AGGTCTGGAACCACACTTTCTACTGGAACTGCCTGGCGCCAAACGCCGGCGGTCAACCAACCGGCGCACTGGCTGAAGCCATCAACGCAGCCTTCGGTTCGTTCGACAAGTTCAAGGAAGAGTTCAGCAAAACCTCGATCGGCACCTTCGGTTCCGGCTGGGGCTGGCTGGTGAAAAAGGCTGACGGTTCCCTGGCCCTGGCCAGCACCATCGGCGCCGGCAACCCGCTGACCAGCGGCGACACCCCGCTGCTGACCTGCGACGTCTGGGAACACGCTTACTACATCGACTACCGCAACCTGCGTCCGAAGTACGTTGAAGCGTTCTGGAACCTGGTCAACTGGAAGTTCGTTGCTGAGCAGTTCGAAGGTAAAACCTTCACCGCTTAAGCTGCGCGCCAGTCAAAAAACCCGGCTATTGCCGGGTTTTTTTATGCTTGCGTATCCCTGTGGAGCTGCCGAAGACTCGGATAGATTTAAACATACATGTTTAACAAACATGTCCTGATACCGACTCAAGCTACACAATCTTGTGCCTCTGCCTATGCACCTCGCCAATCCGAAGTACGACACCGAATCCCCGCTGGCAAATGCCAGCGAAACACTGGGATCGTTCACAGAGATACTCAACAACTTCGCCGCTGTGCCTGATGTCTCGCACCGCAAGACCGCGCTGGATAACGTGCAACCGGTTGCTTAGTTGTCACGACGGACTGACAACATACACAGCCCCTTGTGGCCGTGTTTTGATTTTATCGGCGCCCCACTGCTCTGCCATCAGACAAACGCATGACCAAATTTTGGGACAAGCGACTGTAGCAGTCCGCGGGTACTGTGCGATCACAGATATTGCTTGATATTGATCCATACCAAAATCGCGGAAAACCATAAAACGCAGACTGTATTGATGTGACCGGGGATGATCACCCAAGGGCGCAATTGCTTTGGAAAATTATTTACTTCCTCAATGGACTCCGGGTCTAAATTTCGCAGGACCTTTAGAACCAAAAGGGCATATACAACTTCAAGACTACCCACTTTGAAGACGATCGGCGTACTTTTGTCGCCCCGATGTGATGCGACGAAACGAGAGTTCGATAAATGGCTCTGAATTTCCTCCAGCTTGTGGGTCGCTACATAAGCTGAAAAGCAATAGTTCAGAAAAAACAATACAAAAAGGGGTATTCCAGATAAGCCAACAAACTGATCAAGGCTCATTATTGACTCACCTCATACAACTTTTCACCGACGAACTCACCAAACTGACCACCGCTATCTCCCATTTGTGCGGCAAGCATGCCACTTACAACCAACATGCAAACCAGAC encodes:
- a CDS encoding superoxide dismutase: MAFELPPLPYAHDALQPHISKETLEFHHDKHHNTYVVNLNNLVPGTEFEGKTLEEIVKTSSGGIFNNAAQVWNHTFYWNCLAPNAGGQPTGALAEAINAAFGSFDKFKEEFSKTSIGTFGSGWGWLVKKADGSLALASTIGAGNPLTSGDTPLLTCDVWEHAYYIDYRNLRPKYVEAFWNLVNWKFVAEQFEGKTFTA